A genome region from Bemisia tabaci chromosome 3, PGI_BMITA_v3 includes the following:
- the LOC109038556 gene encoding transmembrane protein 62: MQVSGTCYIALSMVVISSIFIANILSIIAIYSLEESSARSVEKQRLSALKNEISMGAGMDHLLWFVQVTDIHLSIFHDESRISNFKEFCSVTVKAIKPKVVIASGDLTDAKSSDNMGSGQYEQEWIIYRDILKETNVTKNTVWLDIRGNHDNFNVLDLNSKNNFYRSHSVQGKDHQRSYIYQVHGSQGEVYSFIGLDACIEPGPKRPFNFIGVLKQADIELLQQLKKKADVDEKHYTIWFGHYPTSCIISPSDFKLREFIGDDPASLAFLCGHLHNMGGAVHNMYALQKTGFLELELIDWKENRMFRVAAIDHGFLSFTDVHLSQWPVILVTNPKNVNYMIGNKEPIEVLRNSSHVRILVFSESDVKEVKMKFDSASKWTMCDHVEGPLYVAEWNPNDFSSGLHDIHVHAIDSKGRDQSVSQSFALDKPRNKFGFFARLLLMANFSSAFQVMFGIMIVSSIIPLCLVRFIDHKIKNGNMKKPIVGVVFFKNWIRRLWLLGNIDQFFFPLIFYPLFLAFGPWCVGEIVEGHIGVIFAWGILVNHTYLPGGFTYAYGFNQLFMFHVPMTVIIGYSLDTRLNPPTRARRNLLSRTFHLIFNRHTLFFLLLLLQTSLAYSFSLAYGYLALFLNPLRTWPIFLALWLWTRTVFLSDRVIRNAAAVWLTS; the protein is encoded by the exons ATGCAAGTCTCGGGGACGTGTTATATTGCTCTCTCTATGGTGGTCATATCATCTATTTTCATCGCCAATATATTGAGCATAATTGCTATCTACTCCTTGGAGGAATCAAGTGCTAGGAGTGTTGAAAAGCAACGATTAAgtgctctgaaaaatgaaatttcaatgggAGCTGGTATGGATCATCTTCTGTGGTTCGTGCAG GTTACTGACATCCATTTGAGCATTTTCCATGATGAGTCACGcatatcaaattttaaagagtttTGTTCTGTCACCGTGAAGGCTATTAAGCCCAAAGTAGTCATTGCATCGG GTGATCTAACCGATGCAAAATCGTCTGATAACATGGGATCAGGGCAATATGAACAGGAATGGATAATTTACAGAGATATTCTCAAAGAAACTAATGTCACAAAGAATACTGTTTGGTTAGATATTCGTGGAAATCATG ATAACTTCAATGTCCTGGATTTGaactcaaaaaataatttctaccGCTCACACTCAGTACAAGGAAAAGATCATCAAAGGTCTTATATTTACCAGGTCCACGGCTCACAAGGTGAAGTATACTCTTTTATTGGATTGGACGCTTGTATCGAGCCTGGACCAAAGAGACCTTTCAATTTTATTGGTGTATTGAAACAAGCTGACATAGAATTATTGCAgcaattgaagaaaaaagcTGATGTCGATGAAAAACACTATACCATCTGGTTTGGCCACTACCCAACATCCTGTATAATTTCTCCGTCTGATTTTAAG CTGCGAGAATTCATCGGAGATGACCCTGCATCTTTAGCTTTTCTGTGTGGTCATTTACACAATATGGGTGGAGCTGTTCACAATATGTATGCTTTGCAAAAGACGGGTTTCCTAGAGCTTGAATTGATTGACTGGAAGGAGAATCGGAT GTTCCGTGTAGCTGCAATTGATCATGGATTTCTCTCATTCACGGATGTGCATTTAAGTCAGTGGCCAGTTATCTTAGTCACCAATCCCAAAAATGTTAACTACATGATTGGAAATAAAGAGCCCATAGAAGTCTTGCGGAATTCATCGCATGTCCG gattttggttttttcagaaagtgatgtaaaagaggttaaaatgaaatttgacagTGCTTCTAAATGGACAATGTGTGATCATGTTGAAGGTCCTTTGTACGTTGCAGAATGGAATCCCAATGATTTCAGCAGTGGTCTTCATGATATACAT GTGCATGCAATTGACTCAAAGGGTAGAGATCAGTCAGTGTCCCAGTCATTTGCTCTCGACAAGCCTCGAAATAAGTTTGGATTTTTTGCTCGGCTCTTGCTCATGGCAAATTTCTCATCAGCT TTTCAAGTGATGTTTGGCATTATGATCGTCAGTAGTATCATACCTCTCTGTCTGGTGCGGTTTATAGACCACAAAATCAAAA atGGTAACATGAAGAAACCAATCGTTGGtgttgtatttttcaaaaactggatCAGAAGACTGTGGCTATTGGGAAATATTGATCAGTTCTTTTTCCCTCTCATATTTTATCCCCTTTTCCTTGCTTTCG GCCCGTGGTGTGTTGGTGAAATTGTGGAAGGGCATATTGGAGTTATCTTTGCCTGGGGCATTCTAGTCAATCATACATATCTACCAGGAGGTTTCACGTATGCTTATGGCTTCAATCAG CTCTTCATGTTCCACGTTCCAATGACGGTGATCATAGGTTATTCTTTGGATACTAGACTGAATCCACCAACAAGAGCTAGGAGAAACTTATTGTCTCGCACCTTTCATTTAATATTTAACCGACATACGCTGTTCTTCTTACTTCTTCTTCTGCAAACATCATTAGCGTATTCTTTTTCTCTCGCTTATG GTTACTTGGCGCTTTTCTTGAATCCGTTAAGGACGTGGCCTatttttttggctctttggcTGTGGACAAGAACTGTTTTTCTCTCGGATAGAGTTATAAG AAATGCTGCTGCTGTTTGGCTGACTAGTTAA